In Zingiber officinale cultivar Zhangliang chromosome 1A, Zo_v1.1, whole genome shotgun sequence, a genomic segment contains:
- the LOC122002466 gene encoding B3 domain-containing protein REM16-like, which yields MATGCRNCRMLEEYLYWECLEDTRKSFLQILRDDFSNSLKIPRKFVVHFKQLKEKEQVIKLVAPSDHTWNVKLMRNNLDAFLTDGWNKFVNDHSLENGDCLVFHFTGEATFRVLIFDESGCEKDSAYFIRDNYSPRTQRGRRDESAEVELISNEDTEGSSSRTHYIRDVPNSSSHKPMLATSIKKMLERNKRTAPTNHQMESSSKFYRKNNSLLYLL from the exons ATGGCGACAGGATGTCGAAACTGTAGAATGTTAGAGGAGTACCTCTACTGGGAATGCCTGGAGGACACGAGAAAAAGTTTTTTACAGATTCTGCGTGATGATTTCTCAAACAGCCTT AAGATTCCGAGGAAGTTTGTGGTGCACTTCAAACAATTGAAGGAGAAGGAACAAGTGATCAAACTAGTAGCACCAAGTGATCATACATGGAACGTCAAATTGATGAGAAATAATCTTGATGCATTTCTCACAGATGGCTGGAACAAATTCGTAAATGACCATTCGCTAGAAAATGGTGATTGTCTAGTCTTCCATTTCACTGGTGAGGCAACATTCAGAGTGTTGATTTTTGATGAGAGTGGCTGTGAGAAGGATAGTGCTTACTTTATTAGAGACAACTATTCTCCAAGAACTCAAAGAGGCAGAAGGGATGAATCTGCAGAGGTAGAACTAATCTCTAATGAAGATACTGAAGGCAGCTCCTCTAGAACACATTACATTAGAGATGTTCCAAATTCCTCGAGCCATAAACCAATGCTTGCAACATCcatcaagaaaatgcttgagagaAACAAGAGAACTGCTCCAACAAATCATCAGATGGAAAGTTCAAGTAAGTTTTACAGGAAAAATAACAGTTTGTTATACTTGCTA
- the LOC122030243 gene encoding B3 domain-containing protein Os11g0197600-like — MNLEQQKIFVAGLSKKRPYSMSDYSNRRLATAKEKEKALSLAKRLKPTNPAFIAVMRHTNVYKNFFLLLPIKFAAENLPQCDRNVVLLAENDDIWKLNYLWHTNSVRFGGGWKKFAEGNELEVDDVCHFELIDNVNLVFKVSIFRAVPRVMEQEADVSISGRK; from the exons ATGAATCTTGAGCAGCAGAAAATCTTTGTTGCAGGGCTAAGCAAGAAAAGACCATATTCAATGTCTGATTATTCAAACCGGAGGCTAGCAACTgctaaagagaaagaaaaagctCTAAGTTTGGCCAAGCGTCTCAAACCAACAAATCCAGCTTTCATAGCAGTGATGAGGcacacaaatgtttacaaaaacttctTTCTG CTGCTTCCAATTAAATTTGCGGCTGAAAATCTCCCTCAATGTGATAGAAATGTAGTGTTGCTGGCAGAGAATGATGATATCTGGAAGTTAAACTATCTCTGGCATACCAATTCAGTCAGGTTTGGAGGAGGATGGAAGAAATTTGCAGAGGGCAATGAGTTAGAAGTGGATGATGTGTGTCATTTTGAGCTCATTGATAATGTGAACTTAGTGTTCAAGGTTAGTATCTTCCGAGCAGTGCCAAGGGTGATGGAACAAGAAGCTGATGTCTCAATATCTGGGAGGAAATAG